Proteins co-encoded in one Cervus canadensis isolate Bull #8, Minnesota chromosome 15, ASM1932006v1, whole genome shotgun sequence genomic window:
- the CCDC115 gene encoding coiled-coil domain-containing protein 115 isoform X2: MASRDLRAELDFLLLQLLGDLEQLEAKRQALNARVEEGWLSLSKARYAMGAKSVGPLQYASHMEPQVRVCTSEAQDGLQKFWMVRAGTQTPEEVGSREAAFLSSALRRRKGLPRTPEPDSSPAPQNPLKWFGILVPHSLRQAQASFREGLQLAADMASLQSRINWGRSQLKELQEKLKQLEPRAP, translated from the exons ATGGCTTCTCGGGATCTGCGGGCCGAGCTGGACTTTCTTCTCCTGCAGCTCCTCGGAGACCTGGAGCAACTGGAGGCGAAGCGGCAGGCGCTAAACGCCCgggtggaggag gGCTGGCTCTCGCTCTCCAAAGCGCGCTATGCCATGGGTGCCAAGTCAGTAGGGCCCCTGCAGTATGCCTCCCACATGGAGCCCCAGGTCCGCGTCTGCACCAG CGAGGCTCAGGACGGACTCCAGAAGTTCTGGATGGTGAGAGCCGGGACCCAGACTCCAGAGGAGGTGGGGTCCCGCGAGGCAG CCTTTCTTTCTTCAGCTCTGCGCAGGCGCAAGGGCCTCCCAAGGACCCCAGAGCCAGActcctccccagctccccagaacCCTTTGAAATGGTTTGGAATCCTGGTTCCTCACAGTCTTCGACAAGCTCAAGCCAGCTTCCGGGAGG GTCTGCAGCTGGCTGCAGACATGGCCAGTCTTCAGAGCCGCATCAACTGGGGTCGAAGCCAGCTCAAGGAACTCCAGGAGAAACTCAAGCAGCTAGAACCCAGGGCTCCCTGA
- the CCDC115 gene encoding coiled-coil domain-containing protein 115 isoform X3, which produces MASRDLRAELDFLLLQLLGDLEQLEAKRQALNARVEEGWLSLSKARYAMGAKSVGPLQYASHMEPQVRVCTSEAQDGLQKFWMVRAGTQTPEEVGSREAALRRRKGLPRTPEPDSSPAPQNPLKWFGILVPHSLRQAQASFREGLQLAADMASLQSRINWGRSQLKELQEKLKQLEPRAP; this is translated from the exons ATGGCTTCTCGGGATCTGCGGGCCGAGCTGGACTTTCTTCTCCTGCAGCTCCTCGGAGACCTGGAGCAACTGGAGGCGAAGCGGCAGGCGCTAAACGCCCgggtggaggag gGCTGGCTCTCGCTCTCCAAAGCGCGCTATGCCATGGGTGCCAAGTCAGTAGGGCCCCTGCAGTATGCCTCCCACATGGAGCCCCAGGTCCGCGTCTGCACCAG CGAGGCTCAGGACGGACTCCAGAAGTTCTGGATGGTGAGAGCCGGGACCCAGACTCCAGAGGAGGTGGGGTCCCGCGAGGCAG CTCTGCGCAGGCGCAAGGGCCTCCCAAGGACCCCAGAGCCAGActcctccccagctccccagaacCCTTTGAAATGGTTTGGAATCCTGGTTCCTCACAGTCTTCGACAAGCTCAAGCCAGCTTCCGGGAGG GTCTGCAGCTGGCTGCAGACATGGCCAGTCTTCAGAGCCGCATCAACTGGGGTCGAAGCCAGCTCAAGGAACTCCAGGAGAAACTCAAGCAGCTAGAACCCAGGGCTCCCTGA
- the CCDC115 gene encoding coiled-coil domain-containing protein 115 isoform X1: protein MASRDLRAELDFLLLQLLGDLEQLEAKRQALNARVEEGWLSLSKARYAMGAKSVGPLQYASHMEPQVRVCTRSGALHAAAGGRAEARLGPPKVQSLFSFCSEAQDGLQKFWMVRAGTQTPEEVGSREAAFLSSALRRRKGLPRTPEPDSSPAPQNPLKWFGILVPHSLRQAQASFREGLQLAADMASLQSRINWGRSQLKELQEKLKQLEPRAP from the exons ATGGCTTCTCGGGATCTGCGGGCCGAGCTGGACTTTCTTCTCCTGCAGCTCCTCGGAGACCTGGAGCAACTGGAGGCGAAGCGGCAGGCGCTAAACGCCCgggtggaggag gGCTGGCTCTCGCTCTCCAAAGCGCGCTATGCCATGGGTGCCAAGTCAGTAGGGCCCCTGCAGTATGCCTCCCACATGGAGCCCCAGGTCCGCGTCTGCACCAGGTCAggagccttgcatgctgcagcgGGTGGGCGGGCAGAGGCCCGGCTAGGGCCGCCAAAGGTCCAATCTCTCTTCTCGTTCTGTAGCGAGGCTCAGGACGGACTCCAGAAGTTCTGGATGGTGAGAGCCGGGACCCAGACTCCAGAGGAGGTGGGGTCCCGCGAGGCAG CCTTTCTTTCTTCAGCTCTGCGCAGGCGCAAGGGCCTCCCAAGGACCCCAGAGCCAGActcctccccagctccccagaacCCTTTGAAATGGTTTGGAATCCTGGTTCCTCACAGTCTTCGACAAGCTCAAGCCAGCTTCCGGGAGG GTCTGCAGCTGGCTGCAGACATGGCCAGTCTTCAGAGCCGCATCAACTGGGGTCGAAGCCAGCTCAAGGAACTCCAGGAGAAACTCAAGCAGCTAGAACCCAGGGCTCCCTGA